The following coding sequences lie in one Candidatus Neomarinimicrobiota bacterium genomic window:
- the trxA gene encoding thioredoxin — protein MTENLTKQDFLDKVFDYENEKEWKYKGDTPAIIDFWAEWCGPCKAVAPVLEELSNEYEGKVKVYKVDTETEQELAGVFGIRSIPSLLFVPLNDKPQMAAGALPKEQFVQAFQDVLGVAPITA, from the coding sequence ATGACTGAGAATTTGACAAAACAAGATTTCCTCGATAAAGTTTTCGATTATGAGAATGAAAAAGAGTGGAAATACAAGGGTGATACACCTGCTATTATTGATTTCTGGGCTGAATGGTGTGGACCTTGTAAGGCCGTAGCTCCAGTACTTGAAGAGCTTTCAAACGAGTATGAAGGTAAAGTAAAGGTTTATAAAGTTGATACCGAGACTGAGCAGGAACTTGCTGGCGTCTTTGGCATCCGCAGTATTCCTTCACTTCTATTTGTCCCCCTTAATGACAAGCCTCAGATGGCTGCAGGCGCCCTTCCAAAAGAGCAATTTGTTCAGGCATTCCAGGATGTCCTGGGAGTAGCACCTATCACTGCTTAA